The DNA region GCTCGGCTACGCCTGCGTGGGGCTGGTGCTCTCTCTGGTAGCGACGACCACCGTGATGGCGGTGCAGGACCGCATCAAGGAGCACGCCGTGCTGCAGACGCTCGGCCTGAGGCCGGGGCGTGTTTTTGGGCTCGTCATGACCGAGAGCGTCTTGTTGAGCACGATCGGCGGCCTCCTCGGCGCCGTGGGTGGGCTGCTCCTGCTGGGTTCAACCGGCATGTCGATCGCGGCCGAAGGGGTCACCATCGCCTTCGAGCCCTCGCCCGTGCTGGCGGCCCAGGGGGTGCTAGTGGCGCTGGCCGTCGGCGTGCTGGCGGGGATCGCGCCCGGCTGGACCGCGGCCCAAACCCAGATCGTTTCTGCCTTGCGGCACGCCTAGCACGCCCCCGCAGGCCCGCGCCGCGGAGTCTGGCGCCGGAAGTGCGTCCTGCCCTGCCCGTGCGTGATTCACGGGACTCGACTCGGGCAGGTGGTCGGAAGATGGCGTTATTGAGCGGCAAGCAACCAAGGCGCCCGTCTGGCAACCAGATCGATCTCCATCTCATTTCGCGCCCTGCGCCGCGAGGCATTTGTCACGCAGCAGCCCGTTTGAGCCTGATGCTCGCCCTCTGCGTGCCCGCCTGCGACGCGCTGGCCCAGCCGCCGGCCGATCCCGCCCCGCCGGCCGACAGCGGCGACGCGGCGCCGACCCCCGAGGCCCCCGCTCGGGTCAGCGTTGAGCCGATCTCCGACGACGCAGACATCGCCAAGCGGCTGCAGCGGATCCTGCGGGCGACCGGCTGGTTCCGCGACCCCGTGGTCCGCGTCGATGAGGGGGTCGCGTTCCTCGAAGGGGCCACCGGGGACGCCGATCGCAAGGCCTGGGCGCAGCAGTTGGCGTCGAAGACCGACGACGTGGTGGCGGTGGTTAACAACATCAAACTCGACCGCCCCAGCATGTTCGACCTCTCGCCCGCCAGGGCCAACCTCGAAGACCTGCTGCGCGGGGCGATCCAGACCACCCCGACGCTGATCGTGGCGGCGCTGCTGTTCGCGGCGACCTGGCTGGCGGCGCGCCTTGCAGCGCGCGTGGCGCGGAACGTCGCCGAGCGACGCATCGACAACACGCTGCTCAGGGGCGTGCTGTCTAAGGCGGCCGCGATCCCCGTGCTGCTGCTCGGCGCGTACCTGGCGCTGCGCGTCTCGGGGCTGACCCGCTTGGCGGTCACGGTGCTGGGGGGTACGGGGGTGCTGGGGATCGTGCTCGGCATCGCCTTCCGCGACATCGCGGAGAACTTCCTGGCCAGCATCCTGATCAGCATCCAACGCCCGTTTCAGACCGGCGACCTGGTGACCATCGACGATCGCCAGGGCTTCGTGCAGATGGTGACCACCCGCGGCACGCTGATCATGACGCTCGACGGCGACCACGTGCAGATCCCCAACGCGCTGGTCTACAAGAGCGTCATCGTCAACTCGTCGGCCAACCCCAACCAGCGTTTGAGCTTCGTAGTGGGCGTCGATTACGGCGACTCGGCGTCGCGGGCTCAGCGGTCGGTGCTCGAGGCGGTGAGCCTACACGAGGCGGTGCTACGCGACCCAGAGCCGTTGGTGCTGGTCGACGGGCTGGCGTCTTCGACGGTGAACCTGCGGGTCTTCTTTTGGATCAACCGCGCGGAGTACAGCCCGTTGAAGGTGCGTTCTGCCGTGCTCCGGCAGGTGAAGCGGCGGCTGCAATCGGACGGCTTTACGCTGCCGGACGAATCGCGCGAGCTGATCTTCCCGCAGGGGGTGCCGATCCGTTGGCTGGGCGAACCACCGCCCGGTGGGGCGGGAGGCGGGCCCGACAAGCGGCGCGAAGAGCCCGCATTGAACGCCGCCGCTGGGGCCGTACGGCAATCAGTCGATCCCGACGAGTCGGAAGCCGGGGCCACCAAGGCCGAAGGGGGGTTGGTGTCCGAGAAGAAAGAAATCGAAGACCAGGCCGCCGCCTCGCGGCCGCTTCAGGACGGCGACCCGCTGCTCGCTGCGCCGGCGGTTGCGGCCCGCTAGGGGCGTGGCGCCACGGCAGCGTTGCGAGGTCCCGCTCCCTAGCGTTCCGTTTGAGCTCCGGCGGCGGGCAGAGAAGGCTTCCCCTGGCCGTTGGCTACCGTCACGCG from Pirellulimonas nuda includes:
- a CDS encoding mechanosensitive ion channel family protein; its protein translation is MLALCVPACDALAQPPADPAPPADSGDAAPTPEAPARVSVEPISDDADIAKRLQRILRATGWFRDPVVRVDEGVAFLEGATGDADRKAWAQQLASKTDDVVAVVNNIKLDRPSMFDLSPARANLEDLLRGAIQTTPTLIVAALLFAATWLAARLAARVARNVAERRIDNTLLRGVLSKAAAIPVLLLGAYLALRVSGLTRLAVTVLGGTGVLGIVLGIAFRDIAENFLASILISIQRPFQTGDLVTIDDRQGFVQMVTTRGTLIMTLDGDHVQIPNALVYKSVIVNSSANPNQRLSFVVGVDYGDSASRAQRSVLEAVSLHEAVLRDPEPLVLVDGLASSTVNLRVFFWINRAEYSPLKVRSAVLRQVKRRLQSDGFTLPDESRELIFPQGVPIRWLGEPPPGGAGGGPDKRREEPALNAAAGAVRQSVDPDESEAGATKAEGGLVSEKKEIEDQAAASRPLQDGDPLLAAPAVAAR